A portion of the Desulfuromonadales bacterium genome contains these proteins:
- a CDS encoding M23 family metallopeptidase produces MRWLYLLFLLLPAQAPADVLTLEPPVVDTGGVALLRWHGEPPSEAVARFNGRLYNLRSAPQGILALLGTDLELTPGNYPVEVTVVDSRGKAESFHLRLEVRQAVRAEERLTLPPAKVTPTDPAVLKRIGEERALLADLFSRQLTPPLWESFAHPVADPVGSPFGLRRILNGQPKSPHAGVDFRSAAGTPVRAAARGTVAFAGDLFYTGQTVILDHGEGLFSLYAHLQTINCSRGQLLAAGTVLGRVGSTGRSSGPHLHWGVKLRGDRVDPLALTELLGREKR; encoded by the coding sequence ATGAGATGGCTGTATCTCCTTTTTCTGCTGCTCCCGGCCCAGGCGCCGGCCGACGTTCTCACCCTCGAGCCGCCCGTTGTCGACACCGGCGGCGTGGCACTGCTGCGCTGGCATGGGGAACCGCCCTCGGAAGCGGTCGCCCGCTTCAACGGCCGGCTTTACAATCTGCGGTCGGCGCCCCAGGGCATCCTGGCCCTGTTGGGAACCGATCTTGAGCTGACCCCGGGGAACTACCCGGTCGAAGTGACCGTGGTCGACTCCCGGGGCAAAGCCGAATCCTTCCACCTCCGCCTCGAAGTCCGCCAGGCGGTGCGGGCGGAGGAGCGGCTCACCCTGCCGCCGGCCAAGGTGACACCGACCGACCCCGCGGTGCTGAAGCGCATTGGAGAGGAGCGGGCCCTGCTGGCCGACCTTTTTTCCCGGCAGCTGACGCCGCCGTTATGGGAATCCTTCGCCCATCCGGTCGCCGATCCGGTGGGCAGCCCTTTTGGCCTGCGCCGCATTCTCAACGGCCAGCCGAAATCCCCCCATGCCGGGGTCGATTTCCGCAGCGCCGCCGGCACCCCCGTCCGTGCCGCCGCCCGCGGCACGGTGGCCTTCGCCGGCGACCTTTTCTATACCGGGCAGACGGTGATTCTCGATCACGGCGAGGGCCTTTTTTCCCTCTATGCGCATCTGCAGACGATCAACTGCAGCCGGGGCCAGCTGCTCGCTGCGGGCACGGTCCTGGGCCGGGTGGGGAGCACGGGGCGATCGAGCGGGCCGCATCTGCACTGGGGGGTAAAACTGCG
- the xseA gene encoding exodeoxyribonuclease VII large subunit translates to MVNERLPMLTVSRLAALLKEVVEENFARVLVEGEISNFSVPASGHFYFSLKDESAQLRAVMFRTQARLLPFRPENGMRVILSGRVSLYSQRGEVQLVAETLEPRGVGSLQVAFEQLKSKLAGEGLFAEARKRPLPTFPRTVGVVTSATGAAIHDILNVLRRRGAGLRVVLRPVRVQGDGAAAEIAEAIADHNRLKAADVLIVGRGGGSLEDLWAFNEEVVARAIHASAIPVISAVGHEVDTTIADFVADLRAPTPSAAAELVARSRLELEGHLDHLSQRLAGQMQGRLALLDERMRGLTRRLRSPRQQLQLWQQRHADLVRRLDRSMARRQQETEGRLATLAGRLDLLSPLRTLERGYAIAFAEKTGKAVLDAGTLARGDRLQLRFARGSAGATVEETGE, encoded by the coding sequence ATGGTGAATGAACGCTTGCCGATGCTGACGGTGTCGCGCCTGGCCGCCCTGCTCAAGGAGGTGGTCGAGGAGAATTTCGCCCGGGTGCTGGTCGAGGGGGAAATCTCCAACTTTTCCGTCCCCGCCTCCGGACATTTCTACTTCTCGCTCAAGGACGAGAGCGCCCAGTTGCGGGCCGTGATGTTCCGCACCCAGGCCAGGCTGCTCCCCTTCCGCCCAGAGAACGGCATGCGGGTGATTCTCTCCGGCCGGGTCTCCCTCTACTCCCAGCGGGGCGAGGTGCAGCTCGTCGCCGAGACCCTCGAACCGCGCGGCGTCGGCAGCCTGCAGGTTGCCTTCGAACAGTTGAAGAGCAAGCTCGCCGGCGAGGGGCTGTTTGCCGAAGCGCGCAAGCGTCCGTTGCCGACGTTTCCGCGCACGGTCGGCGTGGTGACCTCGGCTACCGGCGCCGCCATCCACGATATCCTCAATGTGCTGCGCCGTCGCGGCGCCGGCCTGCGGGTGGTGCTGCGGCCGGTGCGGGTGCAGGGCGACGGGGCGGCGGCGGAAATTGCCGAAGCGATTGCCGACCACAACCGGCTCAAGGCGGCCGATGTCCTCATCGTCGGGCGTGGCGGCGGCTCGCTCGAGGATCTGTGGGCCTTCAACGAGGAGGTGGTGGCCCGGGCCATCCACGCTTCCGCCATTCCCGTCATCTCGGCAGTCGGCCACGAGGTCGACACCACCATTGCCGATTTCGTCGCCGACCTGCGGGCGCCGACCCCCAGCGCCGCCGCCGAGCTGGTGGCCAGGAGCCGTCTGGAGCTGGAAGGGCATCTCGACCACCTGTCCCAGCGCCTGGCGGGGCAGATGCAGGGGCGGCTGGCTCTGCTCGATGAGCGGATGCGGGGGCTCACCCGGCGTCTGCGTTCGCCCCGCCAGCAACTGCAGTTGTGGCAGCAGCGGCATGCCGATCTGGTCCGTCGTCTGGACCGGTCCATGGCGCGTCGGCAGCAGGAGACCGAAGGACGTCTGGCCACACTCGCCGGCCGCCTCGATCTCCTTTCGCCGCTGCGAACCCTGGAGAGGGGCTACGCCATTGCCTTCGCCGAAAAAACGGGGAAGGCGGTGCTGGATGCCGGCACCCTGGCCCGCGGCGACCGCTTGCAGCTGCGTTTCGCCCGCGGCAGCGCCGGCGCTACCGTCGAGGAGACCGGCGAATGA